Below is a genomic region from Fundulus heteroclitus isolate FHET01 chromosome 5, MU-UCD_Fhet_4.1, whole genome shotgun sequence.
tgttttgtatTGATGAAGTTCCAACTGAATCTTACTTTGCCATGATCCTCTCAATCACTTTTTTCACCCATGGAGCCTCAGGGTCCAGGCAAACCTGCTGGCCAGTTTTCTTCAGAGTGGCACTGCAACAAGAGGCAATAACAATGAGTTTTCATTCATCCAGTGAGCTTGCGGGATAAAAATCACCATCGGCTTTATCACAATGAGACAGGGACTCGGTCCTTACATGATCTCAGTCTCCTCGCAGTGAGAGTTGGCTGGAATCAGCTCCACCTTCTCGATGTGGCGGCCAATGGGTCTGCTCTCGGTCTGGATGCAGCGGCAGTGCAGCTCCATTCCTAAGCTTCTCAGGCTCATTCCTGCATGGAGATTAGAAATGCACAAGGTCACAAAGTGCAGATAAATCACAGTGCACGAAAGGAGGGCTGAGAGGGCAGTAACCATCtttgaaagtaaaacaaacaaaaaaagcaacggAGGCTTACCTTCGCTGACTGCAAAGAAGACCCAGATCG
It encodes:
- the cxcl8a gene encoding interleukin-8; translated protein: MKSSSVIALSVMTIWVFFAVSEGMSLRSLGMELHCRCIQTESRPIGRHIEKVELIPANSHCEETEIIATLKKTGQQVCLDPEAPWVKKVIERIMANRKR